The archaeon CG10_big_fil_rev_8_21_14_0_10_43_11 genome includes a window with the following:
- a CDS encoding AbrB family transcriptional regulator: MDVAITRMSSKGQIVIPTEMRGDIHEGDKLLIIKSDGQLIMKKANKLDSNLNEDLEFARKTGEAWKKIGAGKGIKMNFDDFINEMKKW, from the coding sequence ATGGATGTTGCTATAACAAGAATGAGTTCAAAAGGACAGATTGTAATACCTACTGAAATGAGAGGAGATATTCATGAAGGAGATAAACTTCTAATAATCAAAAGTGATGGCCAATTGATTATGAAGAAGGCCAATAAGTTGGATAGCAACTTAAACGAAGATTTAGAGTTTGCTAGAAAAACTGGTGAAGCTTGGAAAAAGATTGGGGCGGGAAAAGGGATTAAGATGAATTTTGATGACTTTATCAATGAGATGAAAAAGTGGTAG